From a region of the Qipengyuania spongiae genome:
- a CDS encoding flagellar hook assembly protein FlgD: MITSVTNTGTPTSTVGQVQGRGMDSLGQGDFLKLLTVQMQQQDPFDPVDNKEMLAQMAQFSSLAGVAETNASLDRIADKLDQLISTTKLASDD; this comes from the coding sequence CACAGGCACGCCGACCAGCACGGTCGGCCAGGTCCAGGGCCGGGGCATGGATTCCCTCGGTCAGGGCGACTTCCTCAAGCTGCTGACCGTCCAGATGCAGCAGCAGGACCCGTTCGATCCGGTCGATAACAAGGAGATGCTGGCGCAGATGGCGCAGTTCTCCTCGCTCGCGGGCGTCGCCGAAACCAACGCCTCGCTCGACCGGATCGCGGACAAGCTCGATCAGCTGATCTCGACCACCAAGCTCGCATCCGACGACTGA
- the flgG gene encoding flagellar basal-body rod protein FlgG: protein MPTSALQVARTGLEAQDARMRVIANNLANVGTTGFKRDRANFATLAYQDARVAGQRSSGETAYATGLNLGTGVAVQSTSQIMTQGALSTTNNAFDLALDGEGYFQIEMPGGRIGYSRAGNFTLSAEGQLVTQLGYPVQPAITVPEGATAIAVSPDGTVSATLPGEAEPAELGQIQIARFTNPAGLQALGDNFLAETAASGAAELAPAGENGRGNIRQGMLESSNVNIVEELVEMIECQRAYEISSKMVSAVDEMLRNANQTL, encoded by the coding sequence ATGCCCACTTCCGCCCTTCAGGTCGCCCGCACCGGGCTCGAGGCACAGGATGCGCGCATGCGCGTCATCGCCAACAACCTCGCCAATGTCGGCACCACCGGCTTCAAGCGCGACCGGGCGAACTTCGCCACGCTCGCCTATCAGGACGCGCGGGTCGCGGGCCAGCGTTCCTCGGGCGAGACGGCCTATGCCACCGGCCTCAACCTCGGCACCGGCGTCGCGGTCCAGTCGACCAGCCAGATCATGACGCAGGGTGCGCTCAGCACCACGAACAACGCCTTCGACCTCGCGCTCGACGGTGAAGGCTATTTCCAGATCGAGATGCCCGGCGGCCGCATCGGCTACTCGCGTGCCGGCAATTTCACCCTGTCCGCCGAAGGTCAGCTCGTCACCCAGCTGGGCTATCCGGTCCAGCCGGCGATCACTGTGCCCGAAGGCGCCACCGCGATCGCGGTCTCGCCCGACGGCACCGTCTCGGCGACCCTTCCCGGAGAAGCCGAACCGGCCGAACTGGGTCAGATCCAGATCGCGCGCTTCACAAATCCGGCGGGCCTTCAGGCCCTCGGCGACAACTTCCTTGCCGAGACTGCGGCGAGCGGGGCGGCCGAACTGGCCCCGGCAGGCGAGAACGGGCGCGGCAACATTCGCCAGGGAATGCTCGAGAGCTCGAACGTCAACATCGTCGAGGAGCTGGTCGAGATGATCGAATGCCAGCGAGCTTACGAAATCAGCTCGAAGATGGTCTCGGCCGTCGACGAGATG
- a CDS encoding flagellar basal body rod protein FlgF produces the protein MDRLIYTALSGMRASMDSQRVIASNMANANTLGFRAELLDQRPVTVEGQPNEARAMQIARVRGADMAAGEIIETGRDLDIAVATDALMAVQAEDGTEAYTRRGDLSISATGLLVNGEGLPVLGDAGPITIPPAGIPGISPDGTITISNPAAPEQPPAEIGRIKLATWQGSPISKGLDGLFRVEGGGILPTDEAATVQVGALEQSNVKSTQVLVDMIDAQRLFAMRSKLISTAGEIDESGAQLMRLG, from the coding sequence ATGGACCGCCTTATCTACACCGCGCTTTCGGGGATGCGGGCGTCGATGGACAGCCAGCGCGTCATCGCGAGCAACATGGCGAACGCCAACACGCTCGGGTTCCGCGCGGAACTGCTCGATCAGCGTCCGGTCACGGTCGAAGGCCAGCCGAACGAGGCGCGCGCGATGCAGATCGCCCGGGTCCGCGGTGCGGATATGGCGGCCGGCGAGATCATCGAGACCGGCCGCGACCTCGACATCGCGGTTGCGACCGATGCGCTGATGGCCGTCCAGGCCGAGGACGGGACCGAAGCCTATACCCGCCGCGGCGATCTCTCGATCTCGGCGACCGGCCTGCTCGTCAACGGCGAGGGGTTGCCGGTGCTCGGCGATGCGGGGCCGATCACCATTCCGCCCGCAGGCATTCCCGGCATCTCGCCCGACGGCACGATCACCATCTCCAACCCCGCCGCGCCCGAACAGCCGCCTGCCGAGATCGGCCGGATCAAGCTGGCGACATGGCAGGGCTCGCCCATCAGCAAGGGCCTCGACGGACTCTTCCGGGTCGAGGGCGGCGGCATCCTGCCGACCGACGAGGCGGCGACCGTGCAAGTCGGCGCGCTCGAACAATCCAACGTCAAATCCACGCAAGTCCTGGTCGACATGATCGATGCGCAGCGCCTGTTCGCAATGCGCAGCAAGCTGATCTCGACCGCAGGCGAAATCGACGAAAGCGGCGCGCAGCTCATGCGCCTCGGCTAA
- a CDS encoding flagellar hook basal-body protein, protein MSFYTSLNGMKNAQTSLGVIAHNIANSETYGFKRSRTEFSEIVAASALTNPKMIQGIGASVEAINQNFSLGPVEQTGSALDLAITGDGFFTARSPLDGTTQYTRAGSFQMTGGGNIVDNSGNRLQLLPVDANGQVTGNTLGDATVPVVNAAGSAFVGVTVDKAGIVNASYADGTVEPVGAIALASFVSPGGLKKIGQASWEGTGLSGAATYGAPGSGPYGSILSGALERSNVDIAEELVGLITAQRNFQANAKAIDTATQISQTVINLRT, encoded by the coding sequence ATGTCCTTTTACACCTCGCTCAACGGAATGAAGAACGCGCAGACCTCGCTCGGCGTGATCGCGCACAACATCGCCAACTCGGAAACCTACGGCTTCAAGCGCAGCCGCACGGAATTCTCCGAAATCGTCGCAGCCTCGGCGCTGACCAATCCCAAGATGATCCAGGGCATCGGTGCGTCGGTAGAGGCGATCAACCAGAACTTCTCGCTCGGTCCGGTGGAACAGACCGGTTCGGCACTCGATCTGGCTATCACCGGCGACGGGTTCTTCACCGCCCGTTCTCCGCTCGACGGGACCACGCAATACACTCGCGCCGGCTCGTTCCAGATGACCGGTGGCGGCAACATCGTCGACAATAGCGGCAACCGGCTGCAACTTCTTCCGGTCGACGCCAACGGCCAGGTGACCGGCAACACGCTCGGCGATGCGACCGTTCCGGTGGTGAACGCCGCCGGCTCCGCCTTCGTCGGCGTCACGGTCGACAAGGCGGGCATCGTAAATGCTTCCTATGCCGACGGCACGGTGGAACCCGTGGGTGCCATTGCCCTTGCTTCCTTCGTGTCGCCCGGCGGCCTCAAGAAGATCGGCCAGGCGAGCTGGGAAGGCACCGGCCTGTCGGGCGCCGCGACCTATGGCGCTCCGGGTTCGGGGCCCTACGGCTCGATCCTCTCGGGCGCGCTGGAGCGCTCGAACGTCGACATCGCCGAGGAGCTCGTCGGGCTGATCACGGCCCAGCGCAATTTCCAGGCGAACGCCAAGGCGATCGACACCGCAACCCAGATCTCCCAGACCGTCATCAACCTGCGGACCTGA